The following are from one region of the Halobellus limi genome:
- the ilvA gene encoding threonine ammonia-lyase has protein sequence MTETEHESDTDTDALPVEYVDIERARERLDDDTVVKQTPVERSTSIGNLVDADVYLKMEHLQWTGSFKTRGAYNKISQDVADGVTEFVAASAGNHAQGVALAATKCGADSTIYMPEDAPQAKVDATRSYGATVELKGKDFQETMSHAQAAVEESDAEFVHAYDDVDIIAGQGTLGTEMYHDCPDADTVIVPIGGGGLISGVSTALKHLSPETRVVGVQATGAETVHESLDKGIPVTLDEVDTIADGIATGGISEATLSIIQANVDEVVTVSDTEIAQAILFLMERAKQVVEGAGAASVAALLSDDLDVSGETVMPLLCGGNLDMTQLQTVVVHALTQRKQRIRLRVRIDDRPGKMHELSGIIADQEANIHDVRHDRSVEDLEVGEAYLVFTVETSGAEHAAGIVDAIEAADYTVEDVTRATE, from the coding sequence ATGACCGAAACAGAACACGAGTCCGACACCGACACCGACGCATTGCCCGTGGAGTACGTCGACATCGAGCGCGCGCGCGAGCGCCTCGACGACGACACCGTCGTCAAGCAGACCCCCGTCGAACGGAGCACCTCGATCGGCAACCTCGTCGACGCCGACGTCTACCTGAAGATGGAGCACCTCCAGTGGACGGGGTCGTTCAAGACCCGGGGCGCGTACAACAAGATCAGCCAGGACGTCGCCGACGGCGTCACCGAGTTCGTCGCCGCCAGCGCCGGCAACCACGCCCAGGGCGTCGCCCTCGCCGCCACGAAGTGCGGCGCCGACTCGACGATCTACATGCCCGAGGACGCGCCGCAGGCGAAGGTCGACGCCACCCGGAGTTACGGCGCGACGGTCGAGTTGAAGGGCAAGGACTTCCAGGAGACGATGAGCCACGCGCAGGCGGCCGTCGAGGAGAGCGACGCGGAGTTCGTCCACGCCTACGACGACGTCGACATCATCGCCGGGCAGGGGACGTTGGGGACGGAGATGTACCACGACTGTCCGGACGCCGACACGGTGATCGTCCCCATCGGCGGCGGCGGGCTCATCAGCGGCGTCTCCACGGCACTCAAGCACCTCTCGCCGGAGACGCGCGTCGTCGGCGTCCAGGCCACGGGCGCCGAAACCGTCCACGAGAGCCTCGACAAGGGGATCCCGGTCACCTTAGACGAGGTGGACACCATCGCCGACGGCATCGCCACCGGCGGCATCTCCGAGGCGACGCTGTCGATCATCCAGGCGAACGTCGACGAGGTCGTCACCGTCTCCGACACCGAGATCGCCCAGGCGATCCTCTTCCTGATGGAGCGCGCGAAGCAGGTCGTCGAGGGCGCGGGGGCGGCGTCGGTCGCGGCGCTCCTGAGCGACGACCTCGACGTCTCCGGGGAAACCGTGATGCCGCTGCTCTGCGGCGGCAACCTCGACATGACGCAGTTGCAGACGGTCGTGGTCCACGCGCTGACCCAGCGGAAACAGCGGATCCGCCTGCGCGTCCGGATCGACGACCGCCCGGGGAAGATGCACGAGTTGTCGGGCATCATCGCCGACCAGGAGGCGAACATCCACGACGTGCGACACGACCGCTCGGTCGAGGACTTAGAGGTCGGCGAGGCCTACCTCGTGTTCACCGTCGAGACCAGCGGCGCCGAACACGCCGCGGGGATCGTCGACGCCATCGAGGCCGCCGACTACACCGTCGAGGACGTCACCAGAGCGACCGAGTAG
- a CDS encoding creatininase family protein, with the protein MHLERETWTDAEKSEAEVALLPVGSTEQHGPHAPLGTDTLDAEAVAEAGADRYDDPVVVAPAIPVGIAEEHRRFSGTLWTTESTFRAYVRDVVGSLASHGWDRVVVVNGHGGNIAALREVTARIVRHDDAYAVPFTWFDEVGEHSSEMGHAGPLETSLLRHSDPETVHEDRLEEAAEGGSDRWGDWQGRVNLAVDSDEFTDNGVVGDPRESSAELGEELLDRSAEALCDLLDAVRERDPGPRE; encoded by the coding sequence ATGCATCTGGAACGCGAGACGTGGACCGACGCCGAGAAGTCGGAGGCGGAGGTGGCGCTGCTTCCGGTCGGCAGCACGGAACAGCACGGCCCGCACGCTCCGCTCGGCACCGACACGCTGGACGCTGAGGCCGTCGCCGAGGCTGGCGCTGACCGGTACGACGACCCGGTGGTCGTCGCGCCCGCGATCCCGGTCGGCATCGCCGAGGAGCACCGCCGCTTCTCGGGGACGCTGTGGACGACGGAGTCGACGTTCCGCGCGTACGTCCGCGACGTCGTCGGAAGCCTCGCCTCGCACGGCTGGGACCGGGTCGTCGTCGTGAACGGCCACGGCGGGAACATCGCGGCGCTGAGAGAGGTGACGGCGCGGATCGTCCGCCACGACGACGCCTACGCGGTCCCGTTCACCTGGTTCGACGAGGTGGGCGAGCACAGTTCGGAGATGGGCCACGCCGGCCCGCTGGAGACGTCGCTGCTCCGCCACTCGGACCCGGAGACGGTTCACGAGGACCGCCTGGAGGAGGCCGCCGAGGGCGGGAGCGACCGCTGGGGCGACTGGCAGGGCCGGGTCAACCTCGCCGTCGACTCCGACGAGTTCACCGACAACGGCGTCGTGGGCGATCCCCGGGAGTCGAGCGCCGAACTCGGCGAGGAGCTGCTCGACCGGTCCGCCGAGGCACTCTGTGATCTGCTGGACGCCGTGCGCGAGCGGGATCCCGGACCACGGGAGTGA
- a CDS encoding GcvT family protein, translating into MSEPELPSQAETVVIGAGAVGCSVAYHLTELGAENVVVIDQGPLPVTGGSSVHAPGIIFQTSPSKLQTKAAHYTSRLLSDAGVYDEVGGIELARSEERMDFLERRVEWAESYGLPDPQLLSPEEVTEHLPLVNEEEILGGYYSPTDGRVDGIAALQWYIANSGADFYGNTEVTDLDVAGGEIGAVETDRGTIDCERCVIATNNWGYQTAEMADLDLPIAPVEHQYVVTEPMEELADADSNVGDNTDGLLVPGNRDVQEYMSEGPHRPVGRDQDNSLYFRTHGSSLGMGSYNHESLSVDPDAMGKNDDRQASVRGFTREHWEEPTHPDREKSPKQAFDELLPATKGKEYEMTENGIFVFTPDGMPAVGPTRVGGLWSALAIWWTHSGGYGRIVAEWMENGVPRLPSGPVDTGGVHVRRFEPHAGEKDYFVDKGAKRYQQVYSIVEPRWQPEEHRGLRTSPFYHQQKELGAEFYQSGGWESAQWYDSNADLLEQYEDEIPEQDGWRGINRSAIEGAEHLHTREAVSMFDMTSFSSIVVEGSEAEAFLQRMCSNDVEMDVGKVRYSLLLNEGGGILADVTVVRLDDEKYLVTTGGGNSPGIHGGWLEEHAPETVSVTVEEGARSTIGLWGPKSRLLLQRVTDADVSDDGFPYFTAKQIYVGEVPVIAMRVSYVGELGWELWAPTEYGQRLWETLWEAGQDLDVRPMGGGALESMRLEKGFRLWGTDIDTDSNPYEAGLSFAVDLDTDFVGKEALEAAKAEGIDDEITPITLDDSEDVLLSGRPVLVDGEPEGYVQAADFGYSVGKSIAYTYLPTEYTEAGTDVQVRCEGELYDATVRDEPLFDPGREKILR; encoded by the coding sequence ATGAGCGAGCCGGAACTGCCGTCGCAGGCGGAGACCGTCGTCATCGGAGCCGGAGCGGTCGGCTGTAGCGTCGCCTACCACCTCACCGAGTTGGGTGCGGAGAACGTCGTCGTGATCGACCAGGGACCGCTGCCGGTCACCGGCGGATCGTCGGTGCACGCGCCGGGGATCATATTCCAGACGTCGCCGTCGAAACTCCAGACGAAGGCGGCCCACTACACGAGTCGACTCCTCTCGGACGCCGGCGTCTACGACGAGGTCGGCGGCATCGAACTCGCCCGCAGCGAGGAGCGGATGGACTTCCTCGAACGACGGGTCGAGTGGGCGGAGTCGTACGGACTGCCGGACCCGCAACTCCTCTCGCCGGAGGAGGTCACGGAACACCTGCCGCTGGTGAACGAAGAGGAGATCCTGGGCGGGTACTACTCTCCCACAGACGGCCGGGTCGACGGCATCGCCGCGCTGCAGTGGTACATCGCGAACTCGGGCGCGGACTTCTACGGGAATACGGAGGTGACAGACCTCGACGTCGCCGGCGGCGAGATCGGCGCGGTGGAGACCGACCGGGGAACGATCGACTGCGAGCGCTGCGTGATCGCGACGAACAACTGGGGCTATCAGACCGCGGAGATGGCGGATCTCGACCTGCCGATCGCGCCGGTCGAGCACCAGTACGTCGTCACAGAGCCGATGGAGGAACTCGCCGACGCCGACTCGAACGTCGGCGACAACACCGACGGCCTCCTCGTTCCGGGGAACCGCGACGTGCAGGAGTACATGAGCGAGGGGCCGCACCGCCCCGTCGGCCGCGACCAGGACAACTCCCTGTATTTCCGGACGCACGGCAGTTCCCTGGGGATGGGGTCGTACAACCACGAGTCGCTCTCGGTCGACCCCGACGCGATGGGCAAGAACGACGACCGGCAGGCGTCGGTCCGCGGCTTCACGCGCGAGCACTGGGAGGAGCCGACCCATCCCGATCGGGAGAAGTCGCCCAAACAGGCGTTCGACGAACTGCTGCCGGCAACGAAGGGGAAGGAGTACGAGATGACGGAGAACGGCATCTTCGTGTTCACGCCGGACGGGATGCCCGCGGTGGGTCCGACCCGGGTCGGGGGGCTCTGGAGCGCGCTGGCGATCTGGTGGACCCACTCCGGCGGCTACGGCCGGATCGTCGCCGAGTGGATGGAAAACGGCGTTCCCAGACTGCCCTCGGGCCCGGTCGACACCGGCGGCGTGCACGTTCGACGCTTCGAGCCGCACGCGGGCGAGAAGGACTACTTCGTCGACAAGGGCGCGAAGCGCTACCAGCAGGTCTACAGCATCGTCGAACCGCGCTGGCAGCCCGAGGAGCACCGCGGTCTCCGGACGAGTCCGTTCTACCACCAGCAGAAGGAGTTGGGTGCCGAATTCTACCAGTCGGGCGGCTGGGAGTCCGCGCAGTGGTACGACTCGAACGCCGACCTCCTCGAGCAGTACGAGGACGAGATCCCCGAGCAGGACGGCTGGCGGGGGATCAACCGCTCGGCGATCGAGGGAGCCGAACACCTCCACACCCGCGAGGCCGTGTCGATGTTCGACATGACCTCCTTCAGCAGCATCGTCGTCGAGGGGAGCGAGGCGGAGGCGTTCCTCCAGCGGATGTGCAGCAACGACGTCGAGATGGACGTCGGCAAGGTCCGCTACTCGCTGCTCCTGAACGAGGGCGGCGGCATCCTCGCGGACGTGACGGTCGTCCGGCTCGACGACGAGAAGTACCTCGTGACCACCGGCGGCGGCAACTCGCCGGGTATCCACGGCGGCTGGCTGGAGGAACACGCCCCCGAGACCGTCTCCGTCACCGTCGAGGAGGGCGCAAGGAGCACGATCGGCCTCTGGGGGCCGAAATCGCGGCTCCTGCTCCAGCGGGTCACCGACGCCGACGTCTCCGACGACGGCTTCCCGTACTTCACCGCCAAACAGATCTACGTCGGCGAGGTGCCCGTGATCGCGATGCGGGTCTCCTACGTCGGTGAGCTCGGCTGGGAGCTGTGGGCGCCGACCGAGTACGGACAGCGCCTCTGGGAGACGCTCTGGGAGGCGGGACAGGACCTCGACGTGCGACCGATGGGCGGCGGTGCGCTGGAGTCGATGCGCTTAGAGAAGGGCTTCCGCCTGTGGGGCACCGACATCGACACCGACTCGAACCCCTACGAGGCCGGTCTCTCCTTCGCCGTCGACCTCGACACCGACTTCGTCGGAAAGGAGGCGCTCGAAGCGGCGAAGGCCGAGGGCATCGACGACGAGATCACGCCGATCACCCTCGACGACTCCGAGGACGTCCTCCTGAGCGGCCGTCCCGTCCTCGTCGACGGCGAGCCCGAGGGCTACGTGCAGGCCGCGGACTTCGGGTACAGCGTCGGGAAGTCGATCGCCTACACCTACCTCCCGACGGAGTACACCGAGGCGGGGACCGACGTGCAGGTCCGGTGTGAGGGCGAACTGTACGACGCGACCGTCCGGGACGAACCGCTGTTCGACCCCGGCCGCGAGAAGATCCTCCGATAG
- a CDS encoding DUF7509 family protein has protein sequence MRQRIVDDLPRAVGDSQALAPPRRERFLVYLMGPYRTFDVDALLSDDAAVERDAPSFATWEETSGEYAEDEVLRLLQETRDCLRDRGFNAFLAIDVGIPLEEMDAATQSIAFARASNAVVFVAPQVGDNLGVGIEIGSVLEDLLSTEGMRGPAADATPPERARRVMVATEPSVRSAMLGSVNARWDASVRTFTDAADCCRLCAQFCTHVQNEELYGTFDRLE, from the coding sequence ATGCGGCAACGAATCGTCGACGACCTCCCCCGGGCGGTCGGTGACTCCCAGGCCCTCGCACCGCCGCGGCGCGAGCGGTTTCTGGTCTACCTGATGGGCCCCTATCGGACGTTCGACGTCGACGCACTCCTCTCAGACGACGCGGCCGTCGAACGCGACGCTCCGTCGTTCGCGACGTGGGAGGAAACCAGCGGCGAGTACGCCGAGGACGAGGTGTTGCGCCTCCTCCAGGAGACGCGAGACTGTCTGCGCGACCGCGGATTCAACGCCTTTCTCGCGATCGACGTCGGGATTCCGCTGGAGGAGATGGACGCGGCGACGCAGAGCATCGCCTTCGCGCGGGCGAGCAACGCGGTCGTGTTCGTCGCCCCGCAGGTGGGCGACAATCTCGGCGTCGGGATCGAGATCGGAAGCGTCCTCGAAGACCTGCTGTCGACCGAGGGGATGCGCGGGCCGGCCGCCGACGCGACGCCGCCGGAGCGCGCGCGCCGCGTGATGGTGGCGACGGAACCGTCGGTTCGGAGTGCGATGCTCGGATCGGTCAACGCGCGCTGGGACGCCAGCGTCCGGACGTTCACCGACGCGGCGGACTGCTGTCGACTGTGCGCGCAGTTCTGTACCCACGTCCAGAACGAGGAGCTGTACGGTACGTTCGATCGACTGGAGTAG
- a CDS encoding winged helix-turn-helix domain-containing protein, whose translation MAETDRPSDGVRQPEPPLPDDSGLTLEEYLAMQRAISHRTRFRILRTLVANDELSAADLKAAVDVEAHNFHYHLDELVDVGLVDKRQRRTADSQGFYTYYRPTAMGRGILEHGVEELMRREREFDDAYA comes from the coding sequence ATGGCAGAAACCGACCGTCCAAGCGACGGAGTCCGACAGCCAGAGCCGCCGCTCCCCGACGACAGCGGGCTCACGCTCGAAGAGTACCTGGCGATGCAGCGGGCGATCAGCCACCGGACGCGCTTTCGAATCTTGCGAACGCTCGTCGCCAACGACGAACTGAGCGCCGCCGACCTCAAGGCCGCGGTCGACGTCGAGGCGCACAACTTCCACTACCACCTCGACGAACTGGTCGACGTCGGCCTCGTCGACAAGCGCCAGCGACGGACCGCCGACAGTCAGGGTTTCTACACGTACTACCGACCGACCGCGATGGGTCGCGGAATCCTCGAACACGGGGTCGAGGAGCTGATGCGCCGCGAACGCGAGTTCGACGACGCCTACGCCTGA
- a CDS encoding electron transfer flavoprotein subunit alpha/FixB family protein has protein sequence MVLTLVEHDEEGLDDVSLQALALARDVADQAGEPLEAIAFGAGAEDVAGEAGDHGVETLHAVDSLEEYAPEAYGRAVVQCAEEVGTEAVIAPGTDRGAETLAHAASKLDVTMAAEVTDVEVGDSYELTRQRWGGTLIEHSRLTAETNLLTVAANEVSASATGGDAAAVEAFAPDLADGDLRVQLTSVEESDVEGVPLGEARVVVSGGRGTDGDFSELEALVERVPNAALGSSRAAVNEGWRPHDDQIGQTGAKIAPEIYIPAGISGAVQHMVGCKGAENILAINTDPEAAIIQKADWAVIADLHEVAPAIAEELEARGHSE, from the coding sequence ATGGTACTCACGCTCGTCGAACACGACGAGGAAGGACTGGACGACGTGTCGCTGCAAGCGCTGGCTTTGGCGCGTGACGTCGCCGACCAGGCCGGCGAACCGCTGGAAGCGATCGCGTTCGGGGCTGGTGCCGAAGACGTCGCTGGCGAGGCCGGCGACCACGGGGTCGAGACGCTGCACGCCGTCGACAGCCTCGAGGAGTACGCGCCGGAAGCGTACGGTCGCGCGGTCGTGCAGTGCGCTGAAGAGGTCGGCACGGAAGCGGTGATCGCGCCGGGGACTGATCGAGGCGCGGAGACGCTGGCGCACGCGGCCTCGAAGCTGGACGTGACGATGGCGGCGGAGGTCACGGACGTGGAAGTGGGCGACTCCTACGAGCTGACCCGCCAGCGGTGGGGCGGGACGCTGATCGAGCATTCGAGGCTCACGGCGGAGACGAACCTGCTGACGGTGGCGGCTAACGAGGTATCGGCCTCGGCGACCGGCGGCGACGCGGCCGCTGTCGAGGCGTTCGCGCCGGACCTCGCGGACGGCGACCTGCGGGTGCAACTGACGTCGGTCGAGGAATCCGACGTGGAGGGCGTGCCGCTCGGGGAGGCCCGGGTGGTGGTCTCCGGAGGTCGTGGAACCGACGGGGACTTCTCGGAACTGGAAGCGCTGGTCGAGCGGGTGCCGAACGCGGCGCTGGGGTCCTCGCGCGCGGCGGTCAACGAGGGATGGCGGCCGCACGACGACCAGATCGGGCAGACGGGAGCGAAGATCGCGCCGGAAATCTACATCCCCGCGGGGATCAGCGGTGCGGTCCAGCACATGGTGGGGTGTAAGGGGGCGGAGAACATCCTAGCGATCAACACGGATCCGGAGGCGGCGATCATCCAGAAGGCCGATTGGGCGGTGATCGCGGACCTCCACGAGGTGGCGCCGGCGATCGCAGAGGAACTGGAAGCGCGCGGCCACTCCGAGTAG
- a CDS encoding DUF5518 domain-containing protein, giving the protein MRSIPRRTVRNGIVGGVVGAVLGVVPLVLLVAPLLGGGVAGYLERDDARGGAVAGVLAGVVTALFGVVLTAVVVAVRFGDLPLSVVDGPLARLGIATALSLAAVVGQVLVAGIGGALGGILEAAHRPSGSGDARRTASRVRRRRSPIAAVGSVLGGLVTFAAVAYAVTAVLDPLIWPSAIVGLPVGFVAGVAVAVVGYAFARRERNADGRWRAVGIGALAIVVVFGLLLGGLWVVGQERVAASHESTYEYEVSIDADGTLEDPTFYVPAPTDSDDVRLSAVFVEDASEERYVPGVASGAGAEPVNFSSEVVETEHGPMIAVSADRIEVSRYYYRTVENETMGWTEPISPEEYDPADPSTGVAHDGSFTLTVTAVAEDSIDTADPFGTEPLLAPQYDRTRVDCPSGPSETRRCYTYESRVYADYDADEGTTVSVAATVDGRNEWFSGGWNGNEYRDRTSVELLGPRSGWHVAFGELDVGRGSYRR; this is encoded by the coding sequence ATGAGGTCGATACCTCGCCGGACCGTCCGAAACGGGATCGTCGGCGGCGTCGTGGGTGCGGTCCTCGGAGTCGTTCCGCTGGTACTGCTCGTCGCGCCGCTCCTCGGCGGCGGCGTCGCGGGGTATCTCGAACGAGACGACGCGCGGGGCGGCGCGGTTGCGGGCGTCCTCGCCGGGGTCGTCACGGCCCTCTTCGGCGTCGTTCTCACCGCCGTCGTGGTGGCCGTCCGTTTCGGTGACCTCCCGCTCTCGGTCGTCGACGGGCCGCTCGCACGGCTGGGGATCGCGACCGCCCTCTCGCTCGCCGCCGTTGTCGGGCAGGTGCTCGTCGCGGGGATCGGTGGGGCCCTCGGGGGAATCCTCGAGGCGGCGCATCGCCCGTCCGGCAGTGGCGACGCCCGCAGGACGGCGTCTCGAGTCCGACGTCGACGTTCCCCGATCGCCGCTGTCGGAAGCGTTCTCGGCGGCCTGGTCACGTTCGCGGCGGTCGCGTACGCGGTCACCGCCGTTCTCGATCCGCTGATCTGGCCGTCCGCGATCGTGGGACTGCCGGTCGGCTTCGTCGCCGGCGTCGCCGTCGCGGTCGTCGGCTACGCGTTCGCCCGGCGCGAACGGAACGCGGACGGCCGCTGGCGTGCGGTCGGGATCGGCGCCCTCGCGATCGTCGTGGTCTTCGGGCTCCTCCTCGGCGGCCTGTGGGTCGTCGGCCAGGAGCGGGTGGCCGCGAGTCACGAGAGCACCTACGAGTACGAGGTGAGCATCGACGCCGACGGGACGCTGGAGGACCCGACGTTCTACGTCCCCGCTCCGACCGACTCCGACGACGTCCGCCTCTCGGCGGTGTTCGTCGAGGACGCCAGCGAAGAACGCTACGTTCCGGGTGTCGCTTCCGGCGCCGGCGCCGAGCCCGTGAACTTCTCCTCCGAAGTCGTCGAGACCGAGCACGGGCCGATGATCGCCGTCTCCGCGGACCGTATCGAGGTCTCGCGGTACTACTACCGAACCGTCGAGAACGAGACGATGGGGTGGACCGAGCCGATCAGCCCCGAGGAGTACGATCCCGCGGACCCGTCGACCGGCGTCGCTCACGACGGAAGCTTCACGCTCACCGTGACGGCCGTCGCCGAGGACTCCATCGACACGGCCGATCCGTTCGGTACCGAACCGCTTCTGGCTCCCCAGTACGACCGAACTCGCGTCGACTGTCCGTCGGGTCCCTCCGAGACCCGGCGGTGCTACACCTACGAGAGCCGCGTTTACGCCGACTACGACGCCGACGAGGGAACCACGGTGTCGGTGGCCGCGACAGTCGACGGCCGCAACGAGTGGTTCTCGGGCGGCTGGAACGGTAACGAGTACCGGGATCGGACGTCTGTCGAACTGCTCGGTCCCCGGTCGGGGTGGCACGTCGCGTTCGGCGAACTCGACGTCGGCCGCGGGAGTTACCGGCGGTGA
- a CDS encoding MFS transporter, translating to MSRQRSMRRWAFVAVGAAIMGGAGTYQFVWSSLSAAVGTRISASPTALGTVFTLFVIAQTLVQLPAGGIRDRYGPRKLLVAAAALMAAGYVGLGVAPTLPVAYASYAVGGLGAGIAYTVAVNTPVKWFDEYRGLATGIVSMAYGGVSFVVIPLVRGSIDAAFTRTLLVLGVAVGVVSLLAAGLLRDPESVSGSATAADGGSEAAETAADSGERDPDDSTDANGLDDPADANDPDGSVAPAASADATDAVGWRTAARTWQFWVFYGVLVVVNGVGLMLIGQSVGFTTGLGLSAATATTVASSIALADGAGLLVLAGLSDRLGEERTAGASLVLCGLTLAGAVASGSRGHGSLFVAFVAAAAFFRSPVFAIFPSLVGRYYGEARSSENYAAIYTAKVPGGVFGGTVTGALIAALGWSTAFYVGAALVVAAGVAALALRPVSTGG from the coding sequence GTGAGTCGCCAGCGATCGATGCGTCGGTGGGCCTTCGTGGCGGTGGGTGCGGCCATTATGGGCGGGGCCGGGACCTACCAGTTCGTCTGGTCGTCGCTCAGCGCCGCCGTCGGGACGCGCATCTCCGCCTCCCCGACCGCGCTCGGGACCGTCTTCACCCTCTTCGTGATCGCCCAGACGCTCGTCCAGCTGCCGGCCGGAGGCATCCGTGACCGGTACGGGCCGCGGAAACTCCTCGTGGCCGCGGCGGCGCTGATGGCCGCGGGCTACGTCGGTCTGGGGGTCGCTCCGACGTTGCCCGTGGCGTACGCGTCGTACGCCGTCGGCGGCCTCGGCGCCGGCATCGCCTACACGGTGGCGGTGAACACGCCCGTCAAGTGGTTCGACGAGTACCGCGGGCTGGCTACCGGCATCGTCTCGATGGCCTACGGCGGGGTGAGCTTCGTCGTGATCCCGCTCGTCAGAGGGTCGATCGACGCCGCCTTCACGCGGACCCTGCTCGTGCTGGGAGTCGCGGTCGGCGTCGTGAGCCTGCTCGCCGCGGGGCTGCTCAGGGATCCGGAGTCGGTGTCCGGCTCGGCGACGGCCGCCGACGGAGGGTCGGAGGCGGCCGAGACGGCCGCGGATTCCGGCGAGCGCGACCCCGACGACTCGACCGACGCAAACGGCCTCGACGACCCGGCCGACGCGAACGACCCCGACGGCTCGGTTGCGCCAGCCGCTTCCGCCGACGCCACCGACGCGGTGGGCTGGCGGACCGCCGCCCGAACCTGGCAGTTCTGGGTCTTCTACGGCGTGCTCGTCGTCGTCAACGGCGTGGGGCTGATGCTGATCGGACAGTCGGTGGGCTTCACGACCGGGCTCGGTCTCTCCGCGGCGACGGCGACGACCGTCGCGTCGAGCATCGCCCTGGCGGACGGCGCCGGGCTGCTCGTCCTCGCCGGGTTGTCGGACCGCCTCGGCGAGGAGCGGACCGCCGGCGCGTCGCTCGTGCTGTGCGGGCTGACGCTCGCCGGCGCGGTCGCCAGCGGCAGTCGGGGCCACGGCTCGCTGTTCGTCGCGTTCGTGGCCGCGGCGGCGTTCTTCCGGAGCCCGGTGTTCGCGATCTTCCCGAGCCTCGTCGGCCGCTACTACGGCGAGGCCCGCTCCTCGGAGAACTACGCGGCCATCTACACTGCGAAGGTCCCGGGCGGCGTGTTCGGCGGCACCGTGACCGGCGCGCTGATCGCCGCGCTGGGCTGGTCGACCGCCTTCTACGTCGGCGCCGCGCTGGTCGTGGCCGCCGGCGTCGCCGCCCTCGCGCTGCGACCGGTGAGCACGGGCGGGTAG
- a CDS encoding succinylglutamate desuccinylase/aspartoacylase family protein, translated as MDHARVTHTVSDRQLGHFPSGRDVSVTVHRYEGGDGPTVFVQAAQHGIELNGPAALRRLHDRLVDADIAGTVVAVPVTNPIAFDHRSYLTPEAYDAFHSNFNRIWPGDPDGSFQERLVANLWPLVEESDAAVDLHTGMPEMLEHVRFSRSDDEARALAEAFGTAFLLADDDAVEGDAVSDGFAGKFRLAAAQAGVPAITAELSNSRTVARSAVRSGVEGVWNVFRELDVVDERVNRTTDQRLLRDDAPRVVAEESGLFELRSDLGVGDEVSAGEELGAVFDPASFERLETITASAAGVLYSASPGGVVVTGERIVSIATVP; from the coding sequence ATGGATCACGCCCGCGTGACGCATACGGTGTCCGACCGCCAACTCGGACACTTCCCCTCCGGTCGCGACGTCTCCGTCACCGTCCATCGCTACGAGGGCGGCGACGGCCCGACGGTGTTCGTGCAGGCGGCCCAGCACGGAATCGAACTCAACGGGCCGGCGGCGCTGCGCCGCCTCCACGACCGCCTCGTCGACGCCGATATCGCGGGTACGGTCGTCGCCGTCCCGGTCACGAACCCGATCGCCTTCGACCACCGATCGTATCTGACGCCCGAGGCGTACGACGCCTTTCACTCGAACTTCAACCGCATCTGGCCCGGCGACCCCGACGGGAGCTTTCAGGAGCGACTCGTCGCGAACCTCTGGCCGCTCGTCGAGGAGAGCGACGCCGCCGTCGACCTCCACACCGGGATGCCGGAGATGCTCGAACACGTCCGCTTCAGCCGGAGCGACGACGAGGCCCGGGCGCTCGCGGAGGCGTTCGGCACGGCGTTTCTCCTGGCCGACGACGACGCGGTCGAGGGCGACGCGGTCTCCGACGGATTCGCCGGAAAATTCCGGCTCGCGGCCGCACAGGCCGGCGTTCCCGCGATAACCGCGGAACTCTCGAACAGCCGGACCGTCGCCCGCTCGGCGGTCCGATCGGGCGTCGAGGGCGTCTGGAACGTCTTCCGCGAACTGGACGTCGTCGACGAGCGCGTGAACCGGACGACGGACCAGCGACTCCTCCGAGACGACGCGCCGCGGGTCGTCGCCGAGGAGTCCGGCCTCTTCGAGCTCCGATCGGACCTCGGCGTCGGTGACGAGGTGAGCGCGGGCGAGGAACTCGGTGCGGTGTTCGACCCGGCGTCCTTCGAGCGGTTGGAGACGATCACCGCCAGCGCGGCCGGGGTTCTGTACTCCGCGTCCCCCGGCGGCGTCGTCGTCACCGGCGAGCGGATCGTGAGCATCGCCACGGTGCCCTGA